The sequence CGCCGAAGTTCGCCCGTGAACGCCCTAGAAGCATCTTCGCGTCCGAAGTCGGGGTCAATACTCCACGCAGCTGAAGATTTGTCCGAGGTCACGGCCCCAATGGTGACAAGTGTCATCGTATCTTGGTGACACGCCCGCACTATCGGATGGAATCCGCTGTTCCTAGGCTGGACGTCGTCATCGGAGAACCCACTGGGGCGAAGGTGGAGCAGCTGATGTCCTACTCCGGCGCGGCCCTGCGCGTACGCGACATCCACGTGACCTACGATCGCGGCCGTGTCACCGCGCTGCGGGGCGTGAACCTGGACGTGCGGCACGGCGAACGGGTCGCCCTGCTCGGCCCCAACGGGGCGGGCAAGTCGACGCTCACCCACGTGATGCTGGGCCTGCTGGCTCCCACCGCGGGTGAGGTGCAGGTGCTCGGAAAGCGGCCGCGCGCAGCCGTCGACGCCGGGGAGATCGGTGCGATGCTGCAGGAAACCGGGCTGATGCGCGAAATCCGGGTCGGTGAACTGGTCAAGCTCGTCACCGGCCTCTACGGCGGGCAGCGCAAGCCCGCCGACGTGCTCGCCGAGGTCGGGCTCGAGGACCTGCCCAAGCGCTCGGTGTCCGCGCTGTCCGGGGGGCAGCGCCAGCGCCTTAAGCTGGCCTTGGCGCTGGCGGGCGACCCGAAGTTTCTGTTCCTCGACGAGCCGACCGTCGCACTCGACGTCGAGGCCCGCCGCCGCTTCTGGTCGGTGTTGGCCACGCGCGCCGGGATCGGCATCACAGTCCTGTTCACCACGCACTACCTTGAAGAGGCCGAACAGAACGCCGACCGGGTCGTGGTCCTGCGCGAGGGACTGGTTGTCGCCGACGGCACCGTCAACGCCGTCCGGTCCACAATGGCCGGTCAGCGGATCACGTTCCACGCGAACCCGGTTCCCGACCAGGAAGTGCTGGAGGGCCTGCCCGGCGTCCGGACCGCGGAGGTGCACGACGACAAGGTCGTGCTCAACTCCACGAACAGTGATGCCACCCTTCCCGCGCTCTACCAGGCCATCGCCGACGTCCGTGATCTCTCGGTCACCGCCGCCTCGCTGGAGGATGCGCTGGTCGAGCTGTTCCAGAAGGAGTCCTGACGTGCTGCGCTACGCCCGAACAGATGCGCTGTGCTTGGTCCGCAGCGTTTATTTCCTGGTGTTTTCGGTGGTGTTTTCGGCGGCGTTCTACCTGATGTTCACCGTGGTCGTCCGCGACGCCCTTTCCAGCAGTCCCGGTTTCGCGCGCGACTACATGCTCGCCATGTCGGTCTCCGGTGCTTTCTTCGGCGCGCTCAACGGCGCCGGCATCCGGCTGGGCATGGAACGCGGCGACGGGTGGAGCAGGCAGGTGCTGCTCACCCCGCTCACCAGCCGGTCCTACCTGGCCGCCAAGGCGATCACCGCGTGGCTGCTCACGCTGCCCGCAATGGCTTGCGTGTTCCTCATCGGCGCCATGGTCAACGACGTCTCGCTGGCACCCGTTCGCTGGCTGGCCGCCGCCGGCACGCTCTGGCTGGCCAGCTTGGTCTTCGTCGCCGCCGGGCTCGTCGTCGGCCTGCTGGCGGCCGGCGAGAAGGCACAGTTCCTGGCGCTCGCCGTGTTCTTCCCCTTGGCGATGCTCGGTGGCCTCTGGTTCCCGATCGACTCGTTCCCCGGCGTGCTGAAGGCCATCGCCGACTACCTGCCCACCCGGGCGATCTACC is a genomic window of Amycolatopsis lexingtonensis containing:
- a CDS encoding ABC transporter permease produces the protein MLRYARTDALCLVRSVYFLVFSVVFSAAFYLMFTVVVRDALSSSPGFARDYMLAMSVSGAFFGALNGAGIRLGMERGDGWSRQVLLTPLTSRSYLAAKAITAWLLTLPAMACVFLIGAMVNDVSLAPVRWLAAAGTLWLASLVFVAAGLVVGLLAAGEKAQFLALAVFFPLAMLGGLWFPIDSFPGVLKAIADYLPTRAIYQLVELASGAVSGSPATPLLVLALWLAALSALALSRSRPATLLAVG
- a CDS encoding ABC transporter ATP-binding protein; the encoded protein is MSYSGAALRVRDIHVTYDRGRVTALRGVNLDVRHGERVALLGPNGAGKSTLTHVMLGLLAPTAGEVQVLGKRPRAAVDAGEIGAMLQETGLMREIRVGELVKLVTGLYGGQRKPADVLAEVGLEDLPKRSVSALSGGQRQRLKLALALAGDPKFLFLDEPTVALDVEARRRFWSVLATRAGIGITVLFTTHYLEEAEQNADRVVVLREGLVVADGTVNAVRSTMAGQRITFHANPVPDQEVLEGLPGVRTAEVHDDKVVLNSTNSDATLPALYQAIADVRDLSVTAASLEDALVELFQKES